A genomic stretch from Bacterioplanes sanyensis includes:
- a CDS encoding DUF4124 domain-containing protein codes for MIRIVLVITCLLASAAQAQVYRWVDDEGRVHFGDRPPVSEKKAAEKVTVQVPKAPSEGGSFERRQRQQELLDTWQQERQQRNEKRQAAKEEKDKKEALCKQLLAEKLDAERSTHVYKLNEQGEREYFDEAKAQEYLKGIAKRYQETCQ; via the coding sequence ATGATAAGGATCGTTTTAGTCATTACGTGTTTGTTGGCCAGCGCCGCCCAAGCGCAGGTGTACCGTTGGGTGGACGATGAAGGCCGCGTTCACTTTGGTGATCGCCCGCCGGTCAGCGAGAAAAAAGCGGCAGAAAAAGTCACCGTTCAAGTGCCCAAAGCGCCCAGCGAGGGGGGCAGTTTTGAACGTCGCCAGCGCCAACAAGAACTATTAGACACTTGGCAGCAAGAGCGCCAACAGCGCAATGAAAAGCGCCAGGCGGCTAAGGAAGAAAAGGACAAGAAAGAAGCCTTGTGCAAACAGCTGTTGGCAGAAAAGCTCGATGCAGAACGCTCGACCCATGTGTACAAATTAAATGAACAGGGTGAGCGTGAGTATTTTGACGAAGCTAAAGCGCAAGAATACTTGAAAGGCATCGCTAAGCGTTATCAAGAGACCTGTCAGTAG
- a CDS encoding AraC family transcriptional regulator ligand-binding domain-containing protein — MQIEHTGTTVAFIAVVDLARQLLQRRLVSAVQLADVDAALPEWVAALQQQGADRHWLYRTLPEEYLLQLWQLADNLGGPCLGLELGAEVNRAAQGVLAYRVERSDTLGAALEVFAQHIALMNPAERWQIDHSDSTVTLLLHCPEVYPRMARERSVVALQAWASDLCGSELQPLAWFFPWQDGQTQCQWLADYSSADWVRSSGYGLCFAREVLSLQLTSADAYLSAVLDREIQALAKPQHSLNARVLSLLASDLSRFSQAQAVAQQLAMSRASLYRQLKREGFQFRQLLDQQRQQQWRQWRHRVDAISMAERLGFADVSGLYKAQKRWQAAEH; from the coding sequence TTGCAGATTGAGCACACAGGCACAACGGTGGCCTTCATTGCCGTGGTCGATCTGGCGCGTCAGCTGCTGCAGCGCCGCTTGGTGAGCGCGGTCCAGCTGGCCGATGTCGATGCGGCATTGCCGGAGTGGGTTGCAGCCTTGCAGCAACAAGGCGCGGATCGGCACTGGTTGTATCGGACCTTGCCCGAAGAATACTTACTGCAGTTATGGCAATTGGCAGACAATTTGGGTGGCCCTTGCTTGGGTTTAGAACTCGGCGCCGAGGTAAATCGTGCTGCGCAGGGCGTGTTGGCCTACCGTGTTGAACGCAGCGACACCCTAGGCGCTGCGCTGGAGGTGTTTGCCCAGCACATCGCGTTGATGAATCCGGCAGAGCGCTGGCAGATAGATCACAGCGACAGCACAGTAACCTTGTTGCTGCATTGCCCCGAAGTGTATCCGCGTATGGCACGTGAGCGCAGTGTGGTGGCTTTGCAGGCCTGGGCCAGCGATTTGTGTGGATCTGAGCTGCAACCGCTGGCTTGGTTCTTCCCCTGGCAGGACGGGCAAACGCAGTGTCAGTGGCTGGCGGACTACTCCAGTGCCGATTGGGTCCGCTCGAGCGGTTATGGCCTTTGCTTTGCACGCGAGGTGTTGTCGTTGCAACTCACAAGCGCAGACGCCTATCTTTCGGCGGTTCTGGATCGAGAAATTCAAGCGCTGGCAAAGCCGCAACACAGCTTGAATGCCCGAGTGCTGAGCCTGTTAGCGAGCGATTTGAGCCGTTTTAGCCAGGCGCAAGCGGTGGCACAGCAGTTGGCCATGAGCCGCGCCAGTCTTTATCGCCAGCTGAAGCGAGAGGGTTTCCAGTTTCGCCAGTTGCTCGATCAGCAGCGTCAACAGCAGTGGCGGCAATGGCGCCACCGCGTAGATGCCATCTCAATGGCTGAGCGCTTGGGGTTTGCTGATGTTAGCGGCCTGTACAAAGCGCAAAAGCGTTGGCAGGCCGCAGAACACTAA
- a CDS encoding beta-ketoacyl synthase, producing the protein MRKLAVITGFGGINAAGRSSGHHAFRRIIEGALNTQQRSAMLASLAQISGKPCTTEQHIDALLQGSLIRGWDNVPFDSQAVPVHVPFKDADGHDCLRIEHKRLAVQSGGQLPHGFDPAAQYPSRHHPRGLQMAVYGASDALSCLGMDWQRIRQHLQPDQIGVYAGSAMGQLDAQGHGGMLQSALKGKRTSSKQCALGLSEMPADFINAYVLGSVGATGSMVGACATFLYNLKTAADDIQSGRRRLVIVGNSEAPLVPEIIEGYNAMTALATEQNLRALDGVQDSAAADLRRASRPFGHNCGFTLGESAQFFVLTDDQLALELGLTIHAAVGDVFVHADGYKKSISGPGVGNYITMGKAMAEAQRWCGEQALRQGSFVQAHGSSTPHNRTTESHIYAELAQAFAIQDWSITAAKAYVGHSIGAASADQLLFTLGAWHDGWLPGITTTERVADDVDQRGLNFLLQHQQFDASCMPLAFINAKGFGGNNASAFMVSPTQTRQWLQEKYGSQAWHDYLTRNDSIRAQAADNDQRASQHGIQVRYQFGEQVLQPEQLDISPERIVVPGWQHSIPL; encoded by the coding sequence ATGAGAAAGCTGGCCGTCATTACAGGCTTTGGGGGCATCAACGCCGCTGGTAGAAGCTCTGGCCATCACGCCTTCCGCCGCATCATCGAAGGCGCATTAAACACCCAGCAACGCAGTGCCATGCTGGCCAGCCTGGCACAAATCAGTGGCAAACCCTGCACCACAGAGCAACACATCGACGCCCTGCTGCAAGGCTCGCTGATTCGCGGTTGGGACAACGTGCCCTTTGATTCGCAGGCAGTGCCTGTCCATGTTCCATTTAAAGACGCCGATGGCCATGACTGTTTGCGCATAGAGCATAAGCGCTTGGCCGTACAAAGCGGTGGTCAGCTGCCGCACGGGTTTGATCCAGCCGCTCAGTACCCTTCCCGTCATCATCCTCGTGGATTGCAAATGGCGGTGTACGGCGCTTCCGATGCCCTGTCTTGCTTGGGCATGGATTGGCAACGTATTCGCCAGCACCTGCAACCCGACCAGATCGGCGTTTACGCTGGCTCAGCCATGGGCCAACTGGATGCGCAAGGCCACGGTGGCATGCTGCAAAGTGCGTTAAAAGGCAAACGCACCAGCTCCAAACAGTGCGCTTTGGGCCTCAGTGAAATGCCGGCGGATTTCATCAACGCCTATGTGCTGGGCAGCGTTGGCGCCACTGGCAGCATGGTCGGTGCTTGCGCGACCTTCCTGTACAACCTGAAAACCGCCGCGGACGACATTCAGTCTGGGCGCCGGCGCTTGGTCATTGTCGGTAACAGCGAAGCGCCGTTGGTGCCAGAAATTATTGAGGGCTACAACGCCATGACGGCATTGGCGACGGAGCAGAATTTGCGTGCCTTAGACGGCGTACAGGACAGTGCAGCCGCCGATTTACGCCGCGCCAGTCGCCCATTTGGCCACAATTGCGGCTTTACCTTAGGCGAATCCGCGCAGTTTTTTGTGCTGACCGACGACCAGCTGGCACTGGAGCTGGGGTTGACCATTCATGCCGCCGTTGGTGATGTTTTTGTGCACGCCGATGGCTATAAAAAATCCATCTCCGGGCCAGGTGTTGGCAATTACATCACCATGGGCAAAGCCATGGCCGAAGCGCAGCGCTGGTGCGGTGAACAAGCGTTGCGACAAGGCAGCTTTGTTCAAGCTCACGGCAGCAGCACACCGCATAACCGCACCACCGAATCGCATATTTACGCCGAGCTGGCGCAAGCCTTTGCCATCCAAGACTGGTCCATCACCGCGGCCAAAGCCTATGTTGGCCACTCAATTGGTGCAGCGTCGGCCGATCAGCTGCTGTTTACCTTGGGTGCCTGGCACGATGGTTGGCTGCCTGGCATCACCACCACTGAGCGCGTTGCCGACGACGTGGACCAGCGTGGTTTGAACTTCTTGCTGCAGCACCAACAGTTTGATGCCAGCTGCATGCCGCTGGCCTTTATTAACGCCAAAGGCTTTGGCGGCAACAATGCCTCAGCGTTTATGGTGTCACCAACGCAAACCAGGCAATGGCTGCAAGAGAAATACGGCAGCCAAGCATGGCATGACTACCTAACCCGCAACGACAGCATCCGCGCCCAAGCCGCCGACAATGACCAGCGCGCTAGCCAGCATGGCATCCAGGTGCGCTACCAGTTCGGTGAGCAGGTTTTGCAACCAGAGCAACTGGACATTTCGCCAGAGCGCATTGTGGTGCCCGGTTGGCAGCATTCCATACCTCTTTAA
- a CDS encoding GlxA family transcriptional regulator, which produces MPEVLQPLRHVSLLALPKMLSSSIAIPMEMLEAARARLLLQRAGDSDFTIELVARQREPMTMLGGFPLQPHKACSEVEHTDLIVVPALWRNPRPVVKHEDSVVRWLRQRYLQGASIVAVGTGVCMVAAAGLLDGQVATTHWHYLDAFARDYPRVKLQRERLLTQAGRIYCAASVNSGADMMVHLLAMLYGKPLALAIEQQFSPEVRNPLDKGVFHDDQYSRHADEAIAHAQSWLRQNMLKPLQLELLAAQVGLSERQLERRFKQVTELTPGQYLQRLRCDQACELLQHSNLSVADIASATGFSDSSHLGRVFRRWLQQTPGQYRQKVRLKLFSG; this is translated from the coding sequence ATGCCCGAGGTATTGCAGCCGCTGCGTCATGTGAGCTTGCTGGCGTTGCCGAAAATGCTCAGCTCCAGTATTGCCATTCCGATGGAAATGCTGGAAGCAGCGCGCGCTCGTTTGTTGTTGCAGCGAGCGGGCGACAGTGACTTCACCATTGAGCTGGTGGCTCGCCAGCGTGAACCAATGACCATGCTTGGCGGCTTTCCATTGCAGCCACACAAGGCCTGCAGCGAGGTCGAACATACGGATTTAATTGTAGTGCCGGCCCTGTGGCGCAACCCCAGGCCGGTGGTGAAGCATGAAGACAGTGTGGTGCGATGGCTGCGACAGCGCTATTTGCAAGGCGCCAGCATTGTGGCTGTGGGAACCGGGGTGTGCATGGTGGCGGCAGCAGGGTTGTTGGACGGGCAGGTGGCAACAACGCATTGGCATTACCTGGACGCGTTTGCTCGCGATTACCCGCGCGTTAAGTTGCAACGCGAACGCTTGCTGACGCAGGCCGGGCGTATTTATTGCGCTGCCAGTGTTAACTCAGGTGCGGACATGATGGTGCATCTGTTAGCCATGTTGTATGGCAAACCGCTGGCACTGGCCATTGAGCAGCAGTTTTCTCCCGAGGTCAGAAACCCGTTGGACAAGGGTGTATTTCACGATGACCAGTACAGTCGCCACGCCGATGAAGCCATTGCGCACGCACAAAGTTGGCTGCGGCAAAACATGCTTAAACCGTTGCAACTGGAGTTGCTGGCGGCGCAGGTGGGGTTAAGCGAGCGTCAGCTGGAGCGGCGGTTTAAGCAAGTGACCGAACTAACGCCTGGGCAGTATTTGCAGCGCTTACGTTGCGACCAAGCCTGCGAGTTGCTGCAGCACAGCAACCTCAGCGTGGCAGACATCGCCAGCGCGACGGGTTTTAGCGACAGCAGTCATTTGGGGCGCGTATTTCGTCGTTGGTTGCAGCAAACGCCGGGGCAGTACCGACAAAAAGTACGGTTAAAGCTGTTTAGCGGGTAG
- a CDS encoding LysE family translocator, which translates to MNELLAFAVIATLLVMSPGPNGVLIVKTATAQGKSASMMNIIGLFLATFVHGALSIFGLSALVLQSAELFMLVKVLGAAYLFYIGAKAIWQSLQRPNDTTDAPVIDTQTRSARYYFSEGFLTQLLNPKVSVFYLAAFPQFIDPASFSYMSAFALVALHASIIFVWFTAMTHAIARVKSWSRHSSLGTWVQRLSGSVMIYFSALVLTQRS; encoded by the coding sequence ATGAACGAACTGTTAGCGTTTGCGGTGATTGCCACGCTGTTGGTGATGTCGCCAGGACCGAATGGTGTGCTGATTGTTAAAACCGCCACCGCACAAGGCAAATCGGCGTCGATGATGAACATCATTGGCTTGTTTCTGGCGACCTTTGTCCACGGAGCGTTGTCGATATTTGGTTTGTCCGCGTTGGTATTGCAGTCTGCTGAGCTGTTTATGCTGGTGAAAGTGCTGGGCGCGGCTTACTTGTTTTACATTGGTGCCAAAGCGATTTGGCAATCATTGCAGCGCCCGAACGACACGACAGACGCGCCTGTTATCGATACCCAGACGCGCTCTGCGCGCTACTACTTCAGTGAAGGGTTTTTAACCCAATTGCTTAACCCCAAAGTGTCGGTGTTTTATTTAGCGGCATTCCCGCAATTTATCGACCCAGCGAGTTTTTCGTACATGTCGGCGTTTGCCTTAGTGGCGTTGCATGCCAGCATTATTTTTGTCTGGTTTACCGCCATGACACATGCCATTGCTCGGGTAAAAAGCTGGTCACGGCATTCGTCGCTGGGCACCTGGGTGCAGCGTTTATCGGGTTCTGTGATGATTTATTTCAGCGCCTTGGTGCTGACGCAGCGCAGCTAG
- a CDS encoding TRAP transporter substrate-binding protein yields MPLSRRRFLAASVASAVAWQYPLRAAADSEYRLRFASPYRTIEAPTSPHMHEQIKEVVERLSDGRIQVDILENGAAGIGPELMAKVSRGMVDAALVSASNLSPIAPILDILNIPFWSASNDAYDRLVRSTVWRRLIVDHINNAGAIYVWFPYVVGARTLATGKHWPQAITHPDQLVDAVVRVPSSELLRHCYTIAGGRTRRVDWGEVSKSLQLRQIDIIDPSISSLYSGPDGLRHHIAHISQIESVHDGWMAVINQNWLRSLPASLQDVMYAAGDEIQALQPKIARQADDAAKQLFSAAGVDIHQLDDEQRAHWQQRCGHQHPSWRRFKRDILGNELLFDELLAAANGDA; encoded by the coding sequence ATGCCTCTTTCCCGTCGTCGTTTCTTAGCTGCCTCCGTTGCCAGCGCTGTTGCTTGGCAATATCCCCTGCGCGCTGCAGCCGACAGCGAGTATCGGCTGCGCTTTGCCTCTCCTTATCGCACCATAGAAGCACCCACCAGCCCGCACATGCATGAACAAATTAAGGAAGTCGTTGAGCGACTGTCGGATGGGCGCATTCAGGTCGACATTTTGGAAAACGGTGCGGCAGGCATTGGCCCTGAGCTGATGGCCAAAGTGTCCCGCGGCATGGTCGATGCCGCCCTGGTGTCGGCGTCCAACTTAAGCCCCATCGCCCCGATTCTGGACATTCTCAACATTCCATTCTGGAGCGCCAGCAATGATGCCTATGACCGATTGGTACGTTCAACGGTGTGGCGGCGCCTGATTGTCGACCATATTAATAACGCCGGGGCCATCTATGTTTGGTTTCCTTACGTGGTGGGCGCACGCACGTTGGCCACTGGTAAACATTGGCCACAGGCGATCACCCACCCAGACCAGCTGGTTGATGCAGTTGTGCGTGTTCCCAGCAGCGAACTGCTGCGCCATTGTTACACCATCGCTGGCGGGCGCACACGGCGAGTGGATTGGGGCGAGGTGTCAAAATCGCTGCAACTGCGCCAGATCGACATCATCGACCCGTCTATTTCATCGCTCTACAGCGGGCCAGATGGGCTGCGCCACCACATTGCCCACATCAGCCAAATCGAATCGGTACACGACGGCTGGATGGCGGTGATCAATCAAAACTGGCTACGGTCGCTGCCAGCCAGTCTGCAGGACGTCATGTACGCCGCGGGCGATGAAATACAAGCCTTGCAACCTAAGATCGCGCGGCAGGCCGATGATGCGGCCAAGCAGCTATTTAGCGCTGCCGGAGTGGACATTCATCAATTGGATGACGAGCAGCGCGCGCATTGGCAGCAGCGCTGCGGCCATCAGCATCCGTCGTGGCGACGGTTTAAACGCGACATTCTCGGCAACGAGCTGTTGTTTGACGAACTGCTCGCTGCCGCCAATGGCGACGCCTAA
- a CDS encoding response regulator transcription factor — protein sequence MSVNEPSTPHAPSILVVEDDHSLNRMISEALTAQGYRVSSATTGIQGLKLVREWQPDILLLDMMLPHFNGLELLRQALPEYQGIVLMITASDRPQLEEQAFDLGVHDYIQKPLRPHILFAKLKALIRLAQGQHSAEQSTPQYRVQNLTLDPASRQFCIDDEPVPLTDAEFSIAEYLMAKPGVVLARSDIVAALRGIEYDGLDRAIDMRISSLRKKMHDSVPPYKYIKTVRGRGYMLAEG from the coding sequence ATGAGCGTTAACGAGCCAAGTACACCGCATGCCCCCAGTATCCTAGTGGTGGAAGACGACCATAGCCTGAACCGCATGATCAGCGAGGCATTAACGGCTCAAGGCTACCGAGTCAGTAGTGCAACCACAGGTATTCAAGGGCTCAAACTGGTGCGGGAGTGGCAGCCTGATATTTTGCTACTGGATATGATGCTGCCGCATTTTAATGGGCTCGAACTGCTGCGTCAGGCGTTACCTGAGTACCAAGGCATTGTATTAATGATCACCGCCAGCGATCGTCCTCAACTCGAAGAGCAAGCGTTTGATTTAGGTGTACACGATTACATTCAAAAGCCGCTGCGACCACATATTTTATTCGCCAAATTAAAAGCCTTGATTCGACTGGCTCAAGGGCAGCACTCAGCGGAGCAATCGACGCCTCAATACCGAGTGCAAAACCTAACTCTGGATCCAGCATCGCGGCAATTTTGTATCGACGATGAGCCTGTGCCCCTCACTGATGCCGAATTTTCCATCGCTGAATATTTGATGGCCAAACCCGGGGTGGTGCTGGCTCGCAGTGACATTGTTGCAGCGCTGCGTGGTATTGAGTATGACGGCCTGGATCGCGCCATTGATATGCGCATTTCCAGTTTGAGAAAAAAAATGCACGACAGCGTACCGCCGTATAAATACATAAAAACCGTACGCGGTCGTGGCTATATGTTGGCAGAAGGATGA
- a CDS encoding ATP-binding protein, translated as MTFFSRLFVYFSLALLVGVLAAVVLLDQHYVSALKDEERMSTQGIRQLLQQKMAEYETRTPQLSASISEKLVSVATEAAEAESERPELKEPASQEPVLQQPLWLPNLSNWLAQWQDKFGYHLTLQRLSDVPLTQSQRLELQQQGAWVDARSGWVTDNVTLFYYYPQCDCVLVLEKLYHDTLAYQHYGNALVLVVFFVLALFVWLYVRANQRHVRRLSQSYQAYGRGDFSQRADTQLPHPYHGLASQFNDMAERIESLMNEHQLMVNGVSHDLKTPLARLRFALDMTRECRDVDDYRQQMQQMDASLDDLTELLDDWLLLAKLNGQAYPLTVLPHNLADIVTSVLSRLQPLYRDIHVTQTLESVNADIDISLFQRVLENLLGNGFKFARRQLSVRLCSDGSGGFALMIEEDGPGIPDEDKTRVLQPFVRLDDSRSSQGGGLGLAIVVNLLEKHGFELQVQDSELGGAAFVVRGQGQPS; from the coding sequence ATGACCTTTTTTAGTCGACTGTTTGTCTATTTTTCGCTGGCCTTGCTGGTGGGGGTATTGGCGGCGGTGGTGCTACTAGATCAGCATTATGTGTCTGCTCTTAAAGACGAAGAACGTATGAGCACCCAGGGCATTCGCCAGTTGTTGCAGCAGAAAATGGCCGAATATGAAACACGCACGCCACAGCTGAGTGCATCGATTTCAGAGAAACTGGTATCCGTTGCCACAGAAGCGGCAGAGGCAGAGTCGGAGAGGCCAGAATTAAAAGAGCCAGCATCGCAAGAACCTGTATTGCAACAACCATTATGGCTGCCCAACTTGAGTAATTGGCTGGCCCAGTGGCAGGATAAATTTGGCTACCACTTAACGCTGCAAAGGTTATCGGATGTACCGCTAACCCAGTCGCAGCGGCTTGAGCTGCAACAGCAGGGCGCATGGGTGGATGCGCGTAGTGGCTGGGTCACGGATAACGTCACCTTGTTTTATTATTACCCTCAGTGCGATTGTGTATTGGTGCTGGAAAAACTGTATCACGATACGCTGGCGTATCAGCATTATGGCAATGCGCTGGTGCTGGTGGTGTTTTTTGTATTAGCGCTGTTTGTTTGGCTGTATGTGCGTGCCAACCAACGCCATGTGCGCCGTTTGAGTCAAAGCTACCAAGCGTATGGGCGCGGTGATTTTAGTCAGCGTGCTGATACCCAGCTGCCCCACCCGTATCATGGGTTGGCCAGTCAATTTAATGATATGGCCGAGCGTATCGAAAGTTTGATGAACGAACACCAACTGATGGTCAATGGCGTCTCCCATGACTTAAAAACCCCATTGGCGCGTTTGCGCTTTGCTCTTGATATGACGCGCGAGTGTCGCGACGTGGATGACTATCGCCAGCAAATGCAGCAAATGGATGCATCTCTGGATGATTTAACCGAGTTGTTAGACGACTGGTTGCTGCTGGCCAAGCTGAATGGCCAAGCGTATCCGCTCACTGTGTTACCGCACAACCTTGCTGATATCGTGACCAGCGTATTGTCTCGCCTACAACCGTTGTACCGCGATATTCACGTTACTCAGACGTTGGAGTCGGTTAATGCCGATATCGATATCAGTCTGTTTCAACGGGTGTTGGAAAATCTTTTAGGCAATGGTTTTAAGTTTGCCCGTCGTCAATTGTCTGTTCGCTTGTGTTCGGATGGCAGTGGCGGGTTTGCATTGATGATCGAAGAGGACGGTCCGGGCATTCCTGATGAAGATAAAACTCGGGTATTGCAGCCCTTTGTGCGCCTAGATGACAGTCGCAGCAGTCAAGGTGGTGGGTTGGGGCTGGCGATCGTGGTCAATCTGCTGGAAAAACATGGTTTTGAGTTACAGGTACAAGACAGCGAGCTGGGTGGTGCTGCTTTTGTTGTACGAGGTCAAGGGCAGCCTAGCTAA
- a CDS encoding GNAT family N-acetyltransferase: MEYCLLADEPAAANTVAQWYYDQWCKASGRATFEAVFENVSASINREKPPLIVLCKHNNHIIGAAELKLREMAAYPEYEFWLGGVYVTQEYRGQGIAAQLVARIIEIAQGFGITYLHLQTEDLTGGLYRQFGFEHLHQVNSKGIEVTVMRAQI, from the coding sequence ATGGAATACTGCCTACTCGCCGATGAACCGGCAGCCGCCAACACCGTAGCTCAATGGTACTATGACCAATGGTGCAAAGCATCCGGGCGCGCCACTTTTGAGGCGGTGTTTGAAAATGTTTCAGCATCGATCAACCGAGAAAAGCCGCCGTTAATTGTTTTATGCAAACATAACAACCACATCATTGGCGCAGCAGAGCTTAAACTGCGTGAGATGGCCGCCTACCCGGAGTACGAATTTTGGCTTGGCGGTGTATATGTGACACAGGAATATCGCGGCCAAGGTATCGCAGCCCAGTTGGTTGCTCGGATAATAGAGATCGCACAAGGATTTGGCATCACTTATCTGCATTTGCAAACCGAAGATTTAACCGGCGGTTTGTATCGTCAGTTCGGTTTTGAGCATCTGCACCAAGTGAACTCTAAAGGCATTGAAGTCACCGTGATGCGAGCGCAGATTTAG
- a CDS encoding YcxB family protein gives MEVTINLEQQDWLALSSHLEAAARNEHKTWMDSVWFNFLVGFAIAILCTVVFNRFSEFHWPTAIVVASFLIALLTVHFFRSIKIRRSFDPLVDGIFCGKHTFTFSERGIESQGKGYRGVHAWSLVKKIERVSGMILIYLDTANAHVFPESQLESPDEFYRRIQAFHTHSTAQPRD, from the coding sequence ATGGAAGTCACAATTAACCTCGAACAGCAAGATTGGTTGGCCTTGTCCTCTCACCTTGAGGCGGCTGCCCGCAATGAGCACAAAACATGGATGGACAGTGTTTGGTTCAATTTCCTTGTCGGCTTCGCGATCGCCATTCTGTGCACCGTGGTTTTCAATCGCTTCAGCGAGTTTCATTGGCCTACCGCGATAGTGGTTGCCTCGTTTCTTATTGCCCTCCTTACCGTCCACTTTTTTAGGTCAATCAAGATCCGTCGCTCTTTTGATCCGTTGGTGGATGGTATCTTCTGCGGAAAGCATACATTTACGTTTTCCGAACGTGGTATTGAGTCGCAAGGCAAGGGTTATCGAGGTGTCCACGCATGGAGCCTGGTTAAAAAGATCGAGCGCGTCTCAGGCATGATATTGATCTATCTCGACACCGCCAACGCACATGTTTTTCCTGAATCTCAGCTGGAGAGTCCAGATGAGTTCTACCGTCGCATCCAGGCGTTTCACACTCATTCGACCGCACAGCCCCGAGATTAA
- a CDS encoding MipA/OmpV family protein encodes MKYRPLRYVSTATMALTIGSVSLPVHSEFRLGAGMANTSGEYKDSQGNVYALPVIQYQSELININIDRAEVYLPISQHSWLSALASLRLQTLNEDTSKATRGIEARKESLDAGVGIHSFDDAIGYLGLEWVHDISQQHKGHELSLIAAMPLEGPRLSITPSVFINQLSEELVDYYYGIRTSEVRSERPLYQGQATTNIGGSLDIHYRMTSRWRLQSETSITQLGSGISDSPIIDTKVRWNTMLSVSYQL; translated from the coding sequence ATGAAGTACCGCCCATTGCGCTATGTTTCAACGGCCACTATGGCTCTTACCATCGGCAGTGTTTCGCTACCGGTACACAGTGAGTTTCGGTTAGGGGCCGGCATGGCCAATACCTCAGGAGAATACAAAGACAGCCAGGGCAACGTGTATGCGCTGCCCGTGATTCAATATCAAAGTGAACTTATCAATATCAATATTGATCGGGCTGAAGTGTATTTACCAATCAGCCAGCACAGTTGGCTCAGTGCTTTGGCGTCACTGCGGCTACAGACGTTAAATGAAGACACCAGCAAAGCTACCCGTGGCATCGAAGCGCGTAAAGAGAGCTTGGATGCAGGTGTCGGCATTCACAGCTTCGACGATGCCATCGGTTATCTGGGGCTGGAATGGGTGCACGATATTAGCCAACAGCACAAAGGCCATGAGCTATCGCTGATTGCTGCCATGCCGCTGGAAGGCCCGCGGCTCAGTATTACGCCCAGCGTATTTATCAACCAGTTGAGCGAGGAATTAGTCGACTATTATTATGGTATTCGCACCTCAGAAGTGCGCAGCGAGCGCCCGCTCTACCAAGGGCAAGCCACCACTAATATTGGTGGCAGCTTGGACATTCATTACCGCATGACCTCTCGCTGGCGCCTACAGTCTGAAACCAGCATCACGCAACTGGGGTCTGGCATTAGCGATAGCCCGATTATCGATACCAAAGTACGTTGGAATACCATGCTGTCCGTCAGTTATCAGTTGTGA